The genomic interval TGGGACTTACTATCTTTACCATTTGAATCCATGGATATCATGTATGATTTCTCCTTTTCAATAATGGTACGACCAAATTATATAAGATAACTCAGAATAATGTAATCACTAATGAGAGTTATTTGAATGCATTTACTCTTGTACATAATTTACTTCTAACTTGAAAAATTAACCTTCAAAAATCTTAATACAACGATTCAACATTTTcaacaaaatttgaataaaaagatataaaagtaGCTTGATGGTTAAGGTGAGAAAGTTAAAAAGTTGATAATAAGATATTTTGATCCTCTATTTAAAAAGTCAATTGATTTTAGGTACAAATTGGATAAAATAGGAGAAATAGTGATGTTGATGTTTaaaatggaggaagaaaatatgAGAGAAAGCAACTCAAGAGAGAAATAAAAGTTAGAGGATGATCTTTTTCCGTGATAAGAAGCTGAAGATTCTATTCAACCCACAgcaaaacacttaaaaaatacagctaatatattaacattagttgtttaaaaaataaacacaatttGAATAGGATATAATActcaaatacaaaatatttactAATTATTAAAACTTAATTTGAGAATAActgttgtttttttttagacCTTGAGAATAAGTGTTATTGATACATAAGGATATCTTTCAACattcattctaattttttattttttaaggatGTGCTTAGATGAAAGGGGGGGaagacaatttaaaaaaaaaatgtgtttgggACCCAAATCTCAAAACGGGGTGAGACCAAAATCCCTCTTAAAGTTTTTGCTCCCTCCATTTTGGGAAAATTTGGTGAGGAGAAGGGTCAATATAACTTAACTATTTGAAAAATTACTCGCTGTAAACCAAACACGACCATTACAAAATTTATGATCTCCCCTCTTTTAAACCCAACATGTCTCTTCTTCTCCTCCCTCCCAATATCATACCATTTGATACTACAAAATAAGACCACCCAAAATCGTACCATTTGATACCACAAAATAAGAAGGTTGTTTGAATAgtcctttaaaataaaaaaggcaCTTGTCAATGATGTCTTAAACttgaattatttgatatataaatgTGCACTACACACTCCTTAAAAGAAGTGGAGTGTTCACGCCACGGGGTGAAAAGAACCACCACCTAATTGGCTACATAACTGTTACCTGCCAAACACCACCATGTcctctaatatatatatagttttattattagTATACCAATAAGTACACCCAAACCCTCTCTAAACCAGATATAACAGAGAGATGATACCAAGTCCAGCAATGAAACAAAGAACTATAACAGTTTATACTCAATTCACCATAAGATGATCAAAACCTCCTCCACCTTGTAGTGCGGGAACCCGATTCACTCCAACGTTGTGAAGCAATTGTTGAAGCCACTTCCTAGTTGTGGGGTCctcctaaaataaataaaaccaagACCAAGCAGTGTAAGCAAACTAGAAGTATGAATAATCTTTCCATGTGATGGTGAATGGAAAATCTCTAGCTCTAACATTGAAGACGTCGAGATCATGAGAGATCATGAGAATATGACTAATGATTCCTTCAATCTTACCACGTCACTAAATTGATTAAGAATTAGCAATCAGAAGAAGTACTTACATGAAGGCAGCTGCTGAAAGTAGCATCTCTTAACATGTCTGGAAGACAGCTTCTGAGTGCATCACAAGCCCTGTTTAAAGCAGACCAAGGTTTGATTAAACATGGTATTGGAAACTTGGAAGGAAAGGAAAGGACATGGAAAAGAGGCAATTTCAGCAGAAAGGGAAGAGGGGAAGGAGGAACTAGCATGAAGTTGCAATCCTACTGACAAACCTTGGATTATCTGAAAGGCGAAGGTAGCAGCGAATGATATGCTTCAACAGACGAGATGATGGTTGCTCAGCAAGAGCTGCCACCATGTTTCCCAGAACTCGACCTACTGCGAAGAAACGCTCAGCTGTAGTACAAATATAATCCAAGCCCACATCGTCCAACAGAATCTTTTGAACAATAAATGTTGCAACCTGTTGCGGCAGAGCCTTCATTAGACTATCATGCTCAATTTTACTATTGTTTGATATATACATTAATATAGGTGAACCATACAGAGCAGCAACATAAAGTAAACAAGTGACCTAAAATCTGTAGAACAAAAGATCAAGAGTATATCATTgaaataagaaaataactcCACATGCATAACATGCATGTTAATCAAACATCGACAGGAAAATTGTCTCAGAAATATGACCAAAATGGTAATCAATCTaattctccaaaaaaaaaaatactgtgCTTGCAATAATTTAGTAATTTACTTAAGACTAACAATCAAGAATCAGTAAACTCAACTGTTTTCGAAAGTTCACTTCCCATTTCCATAGTGCGCAAGCACAAGGGAATGATTTCGGTCGAAAGCAGAAAACTGATAACCTCTGTATCATCAACCTGGTGAACAAAAATTCAGACTAAATTGTAAGAATTGAAAAACGCTAGAATAGATGATATATTGAtgatcaaaaataataataataaaatttgtggaacaaaaacataaatagtTGGGAACATTAATTTGTTCCCCAGCCATAGTTTGAACTGATCCATACAAGTTGGAATTCCGTTCAGCAAAGAGACATTCATGGATTTTATAATAAATCtgtttgacaatttttttgtagagattaaaagtaatttttgcCGTAAAAAAAGTTGCCATATGAAATGTTTTTCATCTCACAGTTATTTGTGCCCAACATCAGAATGAGTAAGGAAGACGTACCTTAACCAATGCACCGATGACACCAAGACTAGTAAGCCTCAAGTACTCAAAAGGCCTTGACTTGCTTGTTGTGTTGAGGAAGGGATACAGATACAATGGAATGTGAGCTGAAGGAGGGACAAAGCAAGTGAAGCAATTGGTTATAAGAACATAAAACATGTCTGAACTATCTTTAACTAACAAGAAGTAATGGATCTAGAGACATCCAAGCAGTCTCCttatattcaatataaaaagaaaagtgcttagatattgaaaataaaaaaattcaaatgcaACAAGGAAAAGGTATGAGTATTAAGTATGACTACAAAAAAAGAGAAGCAGATGTGGAAACCTATATATAATAGGAGAAAGTTCAAGCAATATGTGAAATCCTAAGTTAGGTAATGCAATAGCAAGGGTGTGTGAGTTTCATTTGAAGTTTATTGGCAACATCCATTCTTATTCATAGAAGCTATTTGTTTGGATGAATGACCTTAAGCAGATCATCTTATATCAATCTGCATAAGATAtcctaaaatataaaagtttaacCATATATCAAAAAAGATATAGTATAAGCCAAAGCAGAAGGTGAGCATTCGCCCATCTGTATATGCAGTAAATATATCAAAAAGAATGATCAAATTAAAGGGTAACATCAACCATACATGTATAcccaaaaaatattgaaaatacaaACTACCCCCAGCAAAATCCTTTATCCATATACATGCACTCTATGATTATGCACATCAACTTGGTGTATATCATGTCCCTAGTCCCTATCCTACCAATACCATGCTTATCTCAAACCTAAAGTTTCCATAGTACTCTTTCCAATTCATTGTATTACTTAGGTGGCATGGCATCAACCCAATCTAGAGAAGCTAACACCATTTCCCAAAGCActtcaacaaatacaaaatgcctattttaatttttatgaacgTGTTAGCCCAACCACTATCATAATATATGATGCATAGATGATAGTTATAAAATCAGACAGAAGTTCAAGTCCATCGGATGACTGAAAAAAGTAACATTACCATTGAGGAACAGCATCCTTGTATCAGGGTGAGATGCTACACACTGTAAGAAAACCAAGAGGAGAAGgcgtcattttttttattctgtaTGAGATGtctcaaaagaagaaaaagaaacaaaaagatGACACGGAAAGTATAATATTTATGACCGGTACATTTCCTAAGCAATTGATTATTTCACTTAAGAAACTGAAAAAACACTGCACATTAGtgtcttctttttcttctctccTATCTTTAGAAACATGCAGGTGGAATGGTCAGATACGAAGTAACCCACTGTGCACAATATATCCTATTACAGttcatacatacatacatacaagGATCACAGGCATATGGAAAGTACCCCTCCTTGTTAAACTGTTTACAAGTTGTTCtctccttttgatttttgttagttTATATGTAAGCAGAAGATGTGTATTTTGAAAGTCGATATTTACTTAGAAAGGTTTTGAGAGCACACACACCAAGAGATTTATAGACAAAGACCAATTAACAAAACAGAACCATGTTGGATGCAGATAGAATTCATCTCTTTTAGGCAATGGTTTGATGCTTTTCACCTACCACAGTACAGATGGTTGAAGCACTGGAATCTAGTGTGTAGAACCAGAACACGGTAAAAAGGGTGTTTTAACAACTGTGGCATGTATGCTTTCAATGTTTTATGCCTCCTTGacattttactaaaaaatactGACTAAAAGCACAAGAAGTCCAATTTTCATAGTTTGGTGATTTAAAATATGAGTAATCATATAATCAAGTTATTCACAAACAAATACAAGGAATGAGGTAGACAAACTCTACGAACCTGGAGTAGAGCAAGAGCATTGCACACTCTATTTGATTGTGCTGGAGTCAGATTGGGTGGTGACAGAACTGGGTATATTGAAACTATTTcctgaaagaaaataaaacatcaaatccTGGTAAGTGGAGGACAACCGAGAGGAAGTTTGCCATTGAAAAACAAACTAAGAAATCCAATGCTTCAATAATGAAATGAGATATAAGTTTGTTCAAGGACttctataagaaaaatataaaatacaaataatgaaGAGAAACTAAAAGGGCAATAAggtgaaaaaatataaaataaaaatagagtggAGCAACTGAGTGCAGTTTACATAGTATGCTGACAATATAACATTTTAGAGTTGACGAATTTTTAGAAGCATTACTGGCTCAGGTTTGACGACCAGTTtttagatttacatttttaaaaagatttaagTTAAATCACAACATCACTTAGTTTTAACAAaagatgaaggaaaaaaaaaattatctaaccAAGGAACAACAGTTGGAACCAAGTAAAACAACAGGTTAGCAAAAGATATAACACACGAAGACAGAGTAACAGGGTAGAAGAGAGAAATGTGTATgcacaaatatattaaaaaaataaataaatatttatgtggGCAATGATGGAATGCGGCTCCAAAATGTTTTGTCACCAGCCACCAAAATGTAAAACCGGTATAGCAGGTAACAGTATCACCGCTACACCGATGTTTAGAGAAACAAACAAGTAATCTatatcataatcatacacaTATAAAAGCTCCAAATAGAAGAGTATAAAATTAAAGACACAATCATAACTAATAATCAAAGGTCATCATTGTTATCAATACACAAACCCAATATAAAGCAAATAAGTTTTAGGGTCAAATTACCAAAAAGTCCCAAAAAACCGAAGGGAACAGCTAAAATTGAGGACATTTGGGGTTTTACAGGAGCTTCACTGTAGTGGCCCCGCTATTTAGCCGCTACAGCGGCAACTCAAAAATGCAAAGCAATCAGGTTTCACATAGCGCCTAGGGGCTGCTATTGACAACAAATTTATAAGACTAACAAAGTAAGCCAAGCACTAGACAGGGAATATATAGTACAAATCACATAGCATACCTGCAAAAGTGCTGCAATAGTACCAAATGAATTCCACAACAATGGAGCAAGATCTTGAAACAGCTCTCTCTTCTACAACATAGAAAACAAAAACGAGATACCCATATGAGTGCAGTGGCAATACCAAACAGTTACAATAGAAAAACAGCCAGATAATTATGATATGATTGCAATAACCAAAAGCCAAAATCATAAAGAGATTATAACAAAACAAAGAATTGAAGTGTAATAGCAGGTAATATGATAATTGAGCTAAATATGGCTGAAGTAAATTCTAATGtgtaatttattaagtattttgCTACTTCAATTAAATAAGTACTATTAATATTATACGGCACAAACACTTCTCCTTACTAAGGTATCAAAGTGTAGACATGCTTTGGACACAAGTGTCGAACACTCCTAACTATGAAAGGACATCTTTGATCATATCTCTCTAGTCAATCTGATACTCGAACATATCCCTCACAAGTTACACCTGGAAAAAT from Cicer arietinum cultivar CDC Frontier isolate Library 1 chromosome 5, Cicar.CDCFrontier_v2.0, whole genome shotgun sequence carries:
- the LOC101496089 gene encoding uncharacterized protein, producing MSNLPQSLSMNAAAFGVGGGIPPSPSATSQSSAANKDRKMASAEQLVLELSNPELRENALLELSKKRELFQDLAPLLWNSFGTIAALLQEIVSIYPVLSPPNLTPAQSNRVCNALALLQCVASHPDTRMLFLNAHIPLYLYPFLNTTSKSRPFEYLRLTSLGVIGALVKVDDTEVISFLLSTEIIPLCLRTMEMGSELSKTVATFIVQKILLDDVGLDYICTTAERFFAVGRVLGNMVAALAEQPSSRLLKHIIRCYLRLSDNPRACDALRSCLPDMLRDATFSSCLHEDPTTRKWLQQLLHNVGVNRVPALQGGGGFDHLMVN